One genomic window of Desulfovibrio subterraneus includes the following:
- the leuC gene encoding 3-isopropylmalate dehydratase large subunit, whose amino-acid sequence MAHTLVQKVLQKHTDQQITEAGQIVQCNISLALANDITAPLAIKSFRAMGAKKVFDKDRVALVMDHFTPQKDIESAIQVKGVREFAEEQNITHYYEGGDCGVEHALLPELGLVGPGDIVVGADSHTCTYGGLGAFATGLGSTDVAGAMALGSTWFKVPPTIKVEYSGTMPAYVGAKDLILKLIGEIGVAGALYKALEFGGPVVDALDVEGRMCIANMAIEAGGKCGLFPVDEKTIAYTSARGRNDSPMTADAGAVYERVVRFDVSGMSPQIACPHLPENVKPVEDVKNVRVNQVVVGSCTNGRISDLREAAAIFKGRKVAKHVRAIILPATPGIWKQALKEGLIETFMDAGCIVGPATCGPCLGGHMGILADGEVAIATTNRNFRGRMGSLESEVYLSSPCVAAASAIAGEIADPRKL is encoded by the coding sequence ACCAGCAGATCACCGAGGCAGGACAGATTGTCCAGTGCAATATCTCGCTGGCCCTGGCCAACGACATCACCGCACCGCTGGCCATCAAGTCCTTCCGCGCCATGGGCGCAAAGAAGGTATTTGACAAAGACCGCGTGGCACTGGTCATGGACCACTTCACCCCCCAGAAGGACATCGAGTCCGCCATTCAGGTGAAGGGCGTACGCGAGTTCGCCGAAGAGCAGAACATTACCCACTACTACGAAGGCGGCGACTGTGGCGTGGAACACGCCCTGCTGCCTGAACTGGGCCTTGTGGGTCCCGGCGACATCGTGGTGGGCGCAGACTCCCACACCTGCACCTACGGCGGCCTCGGCGCATTTGCGACCGGTCTCGGCTCCACCGACGTTGCAGGTGCCATGGCGCTTGGCAGCACCTGGTTCAAGGTGCCCCCGACCATCAAGGTGGAATACAGCGGCACCATGCCCGCCTATGTGGGCGCAAAAGACCTTATCCTCAAGCTCATCGGCGAAATCGGCGTTGCCGGCGCGCTCTACAAGGCCCTCGAATTCGGCGGCCCCGTGGTGGACGCTCTCGACGTTGAAGGCCGCATGTGCATTGCCAACATGGCCATTGAAGCAGGCGGCAAGTGCGGCCTGTTCCCCGTGGATGAAAAGACCATCGCCTACACCTCTGCCCGCGGCCGCAACGACAGCCCCATGACCGCAGACGCCGGTGCCGTGTATGAACGCGTGGTGCGCTTCGATGTTTCCGGCATGTCTCCGCAGATTGCCTGCCCGCACCTGCCCGAAAACGTGAAGCCCGTTGAAGACGTGAAGAACGTGCGCGTCAATCAGGTGGTTGTGGGCTCGTGCACCAACGGCCGCATCAGCGACCTGCGTGAAGCCGCCGCCATCTTCAAGGGCCGCAAGGTTGCCAAGCATGTGCGCGCCATCATCCTGCCCGCCACCCCCGGCATCTGGAAGCAGGCACTGAAGGAAGGCCTCATCGAAACCTTCATGGATGCAGGCTGCATTGTCGGCCCAGCCACCTGCGGTCCCTGCCTCGGCGGCCACATGGGCATTCTGGCGGACGGTGAAGTGGCCATTGCCACCACCAACCGCAACTTCAGAGGCCGCATGGGCAGCCTTGAGTCGGAAGTGTACCTCTCCAGCCCCTGCGTGGCTGCGGCATCCGCCATTGCCGGCGAAATCGCCGACCCGCGCAAGCTGTAG